From the Telopea speciosissima isolate NSW1024214 ecotype Mountain lineage chromosome 9, Tspe_v1, whole genome shotgun sequence genome, the window atggggaggagagagatagactcatgggagtgctggcgtaggccacactcctggacatggttctttttcccatttacaAGATTTGGTCCTGGAACATGGCTCTTGTGTCGTATGTGGCAAAGTGTTTGCCCTGccccatgaaagatgaaaatctcACCCCTATTGATTCTTCCTTACGTGTTCCAGAGGTTGTGCCACATGGACCATGTGACCAAATACCATCCTATTAACATACATAAATATCCCTTGATGATCCTTCAATTTTTGTTACACGTGGGAACTCACATGTCAAGAAAGGTGTAGGGTTCCACCCATGAATAAtggttctttttcattttcaatgaaattaatttaagggaaagagaactccACTCAATTGCACAACGCACGCTGCTCATGCGCCCAGATATAAGGGCGAGCGTAATGACCACCACACTCCCGACTCCCCtgaaagaaaaacacaaaatgaCCTCCATAGCCCTGGCCCctggtcatttccatcttttagGGAGTGTGCGACAGTCATTATGCGTCCTTGTGTCTGGGGGCAGGGACAGcatggaaaaaaatcctctgtaaTGCACTGATCTGGCGGTGTACTATGGTGAGGCCTTgcgagctcgacacgtggacacaacaacatccaacggtcccaaactgaaaaagaaattttttttttttttttttttttgaactcacCGTTAAATGTCACCACATCCACGTGTCAAGCTGACATGGCCTCACCGCAGTTCTGGTGGTGCACTGCACGACCGGGTGGGGTTGTTCGCTCTtaacttaaattgaaataaCATAACCCCAGGCCGAACGTGTAACAGGTCCGCATTTTCCGGGTCTTTGACTGAAATTAAGTGACCGTTGGTGGGTATTTCGGTTTTCGTGTAAACctctttttcaaaaattaatttGCAAAGAGAAgacttctctctcctccctccaaCTCAGCTCAGCACTTGGTGAGTCAGACTCAAGTTTCGCTTCTCTCGTCAGCATTTGCGAACTCAAACTGACTCGACCTTCCCATTTTAGCTCTTTTTTGGGAAATAACTtacttaaaatattttaaaaattaaagcatagaattattgaattaaaaaaatttgggcCATGCCCATTTTCCACTTGGGTAATCCTTTTATGTGGGTCCCTCTTCAATCACGGGTCTTGATTATTGACCTTGGATGTGACACATGGCAAATcagttttgttttgaaataAACATCTATATTATCCACTATTTTGTCCCTTAATCATGGTCttaaaacagagaagaagaataggaattataagagagagagagagagagagagagagagagaggttttccATAAACCAAACACTCTTATAATGGAAATATAGAGAATATATATACCAGAAAAGTATAAAATTTTCACTACTTACACGAACAGAAGGAGAACATAAACAAGAGTAGTGCAAAGGAATACACAAAAACCAGCTGAGCTCGAATACTACCTACAGTCCATAAGCTACAAGCTGGTTCTTCAAAACCtctcccaccaaaaaaaaaaaaaatcccaactaACTAAATAACTAACTTAACTAACCGTGAGCGGTTGTGTAAGGGTGTAAATAGACTCTGAGATTCCGGGGAGTCTCTATGCCACATCCCTCTGGTAATCTCTCCTCTGCCACCACTACCACAACCATAAACCATCAACCTCAAAAGGGCTAGGCTTGATTCTTCAAGTCTTTGGAATTAATAAATGTCCCATGGAAACCATAAGGGACCCTTGAAGGTAACTTAACTGAAGCTTCAAACTCCAAATTCATGGCGTTTATAATCACAAGCTCTGACTTAGACGTATTCTCATCATGCATGAATGCTACTATGTACCCATCATCTTCTCTCTCTGAATTTGGATCTCTTGGTACAAAGAACGGTTCTCCACCATATTTCCCATCTCCATATATgaatttcttcacttctccaTTCAAAAGGTCTACTTTTGCTATCCCAGAGACTTTAGGCCAGGGCTCTGCGATTGCGAGGTAGGCGAACTGGGTTTTCCTCCCCAGTCGATTACGGTTCACCATTCCGGCTTCAAGGTTCAATTGATCAGGATTCGAAGCGGCAATGATTGGCCGGCGAGTTGATTTCCCGGTCTTCAGGTTAAGTCTGATCTCGGAAAGAACACTCTGCAGCCCTTCCTCGCATTCGTTGAAAATTGAATCAGGTGGAGTCATGCATGAACCAATCACCACTACCTCATtagtttcttcatcttcccaAGCGTTCCATAGATGGAAGCAGAAGCAATCGGGAGCTTCGACCCAACGGATCCCGGACGAATCAACTGCGTTCTTGTCCAAGATTCCGAACCGGGCGGTTTTCTTTTTATCGTAAACCACCGGTGAACCACCGCGAATCATTTCCTGTAACTTGAAAACTACTTGTTGATCTGGAATTACGACGAAATTCTCAGTAATGGCGAAATCGTGCATCATGGTAGGCTCTGCAAGTGGAATTTCGACGTCAGGTGATTTGATTCCGTTGGGAGAGAAGCGGAAGTACTTGAGATATGGCTTTTGAATGACATCGTAGCTTAGAGCAAAGAGTTCGCCAGAGACAGGGTCAAGCTTCGGGTGGGCGATCATGGCGGATTGGAGCTGACCACTGAAATCGAACCGGTCAACAGTTTTCAAATCACCGGAAGGGGTGATGTGAACGTGATAAGGGAGGTCGTCTTCGGACATGGCAAGGAGTCGGCCGTTGAAGAAGACAAGGCCGGCGTTGGCAACTCCGGTACCATGGTGGTGGTCGACGAGACCAAAAAGGCCTCGAGcgtagaagagaagaagtcgAGCGATGCCAGTATGACCATGGAGTTCGCCAATTGCTTTAGGGAAGACAGGGCGGCCTAGAGAGCGTTCCTGCACGAGACGCTGTGTTTCGGTAAATCGGCACGCATAACTGGCGGCACCGCCAGTGATGGAGACGGCATGGATCATGCCGTCGCCGTCGAACAAATGGTGACCCGAGACGGGCTCGAAAAGGGGATTGGCACCGTTCCTGACATAAACACCGTCAATGCAATCAGGAATTTTGCCGGCGACGGGGAGATTCTGCTCGACAGGATGTTCCGGCACGGGAGCGAAGTTGCCGGCAATCTGAACTGCTGGGTCGGCTGTTTTGGGAAGTGGGGTTTGGCGTTCGCTGGAAACTAAAGCTCCTTCCACCACATCCAAGGCCATGGCTGCAATCCTTTGGAGGAAGTTGCATTGCTGTTTACCTTTACCTTTAGAGTTAGAGGAGGAATCTAActcttttcttccctctctgtctcttttGCTGTCTCTAGCTTTATCTGATTCTTTGGGTTTGGACTTAGGCTTGGGTATAGGGAAAGTTGGGGTTGCAGTACCGGTGGCTGGTTGGTAAATGGAAGGTGTTTGATTAGGGAAATGGAGAAGTGGAGGAGTGTGTAGAGAGCACCGGAGATGGGCTCTCTTATTGGTGGGCTTCTTAAAGCTGATGGACTTGGAAGTGTAGCCCAAATCAcagaatgaggaagaagaggaagaaggtttAGCCCATGAAGTAGAAGCAGAAGTTGCTGTAGAAGCTGCCATGATCTTGGGGTTTTGAATTCTCTATAATAGTGAGAGTGGGTAGTGTGCTCAAGTGTTAGTGTCTGCACTTTtgatttgaggagagagaatggaagTGAAGAGGGGGGAAGGTGGAATTTTGAGGAGAAAGGGAGGGAGTTAAAGAGGTATATATAGAGAGaagggaggagagaagaagTGATGGAGATCCACCTCGACATCTAAGAGAAGACCACGTGGTGGATTTGTGGAAAGAGCACTGGCTTATTGACATAAGAAGGATTCTAAAGGTAGAAGAGAGACAAAGCTGCTTAGAAGTGTGACACGACCTCAGCCCAACACCCTCCTCTCACCTCACCTTTATTTTctcaaatgagagagagagagagagagagagagagagagagagagagagaggatattAATAATAGGGGGAAGAGAACGGAGGGAAGGGGAGTTTTTCTTGATTTAAGTACACACCTCATAAGGCTTAATTAACATTTGTTTTTGGGAAAAATGGATTAAATTAACATAATCCCACCTTGACTGCCTGAGTCTTTTCCaagttctctctccctctctctcatatgaatGATATTAAAAAAGTAAGAGAAGTATACATTAATGGCAACTATGGACCCTTTTCCTAGTCTTACCCCGCGTTCTTCCCTCATTTGAAGGTTACTCACCCACGTGGCtgtcttcccttcttctctacCCTGATATCTAGGTCACATCATTGCCCCACACGCTTGACCGCCCCACGCACACaaaagttctctctctctctctctctctctctctctctctctttcacacaCATAATCTCACTCTACATGTGTGGGAATTatctccatatatatatatttcttcccTTTGTTGATGTCTAGCATATGCCTTACATATATAGCCTTAAAGATTCGAATCAGACAAGCATCTATTTATCATTAGTTCAAAAGATCAAGTTGTTTGGATATATAATAACATTAATTAATTGATGGGTTGATTAAGAGAACTCATTTGGCTTTGCTCCTCCATGTAATTGAAAACTGGGAGAGGGATAGACATATTACATAGTGGCACCAATAGGGTATGAGATGGGGCA encodes:
- the LOC122641161 gene encoding 9-cis-epoxycarotenoid dioxygenase NCED1, chloroplastic-like, with the translated sequence MAASTATSASTSWAKPSSSSSSFCDLGYTSKSISFKKPTNKRAHLRCSLHTPPLLHFPNQTPSIYQPATGTATPTFPIPKPKSKPKESDKARDSKRDREGRKELDSSSNSKGKGKQQCNFLQRIAAMALDVVEGALVSSERQTPLPKTADPAVQIAGNFAPVPEHPVEQNLPVAGKIPDCIDGVYVRNGANPLFEPVSGHHLFDGDGMIHAVSITGGAASYACRFTETQRLVQERSLGRPVFPKAIGELHGHTGIARLLLFYARGLFGLVDHHHGTGVANAGLVFFNGRLLAMSEDDLPYHVHITPSGDLKTVDRFDFSGQLQSAMIAHPKLDPVSGELFALSYDVIQKPYLKYFRFSPNGIKSPDVEIPLAEPTMMHDFAITENFVVIPDQQVVFKLQEMIRGGSPVVYDKKKTARFGILDKNAVDSSGIRWVEAPDCFCFHLWNAWEDEETNEVVVIGSCMTPPDSIFNECEEGLQSVLSEIRLNLKTGKSTRRPIIAASNPDQLNLEAGMVNRNRLGRKTQFAYLAIAEPWPKVSGIAKVDLLNGEVKKFIYGDGKYGGEPFFVPRDPNSEREDDGYIVAFMHDENTSKSELVIINAMNLEFEASVKLPSRVPYGFHGTFINSKDLKNQA